The window TTGTGACAGATAGGAGTGATGACTCATCGTATTAGGTCTTCTCATTTGGCTTCCAGTGGTATTCAAACTTTTTCAGTTTGGACCCCATTTTTTTCCCACCAGAATTTCTGGGGACTTTTTCTGGGGACCTTACTTTTTTTCACAATAATTTCTCGCATCCCCACCCATCCCAAATCTAATGACAACCTTTGAAGTGGTaaatttacattttttacatcaacatATCACCTTCAATTCTTATTGAAATGAAAAGTAACCAATAAATATTGTGAAGTTGACCATGCATTTTGATTTAGCTTTTGCAACAATGCAGATCTACAGACTGgaatcaaaaaaatatatacccAAAGAAAACACAGGCTTCAATCATGCCTGTAAACCTGACAGTCGTGCTGAACCAGTAGTGCTTTGAGGTCGGTATGGTTTCGGttagattatatatatttttaaaggttTTTGATTTCGGTTTTGATTATTTatgttgaatgctgtaacaacacagaataaaacaattaatacaagtcccatgatggtagtgactgcccattactacttattaaccataatttattcacatgactttactttaataaaatatttaaattgttgtgtatattacatttgttttatttgattactttcttaattcattccaagtcatcatttAATCTCTATAGAGCTATGCTATAGAcagcctatgctgtctgacaaaaatcACAAttttgtagttcttcaaagtaagtAACGCATGCTtctatgactgctgaataccaactatcaattattttgatcatgtattttcaggtagacaTACCTGGTAAAGCAGCAGCGGATCTCTACATCCCCTCACGATACCGCATTCTTGTCTCCTCTGTAGCAGGCGTAAAGAAACATACATAgtttcatactgtactgtctttggaaACACAGACCGGACGGACAATTACATTaaggtcattgtagttaattaccatgcTTTATgcactaaactatgtagaatattggcctgctggaaactacaactccctatcacacagttcaggctggatctgattAATCTATAGATATACTGTGCAATTTGACTATTGAGCTCACAGAAGAAAACTGAATGACATAGAACTGATgtggttaatcgctcagcactaaccAGCAGCAAGCAAGCAGGCAAGCAGGCAAGCAGGCAAGCAGGCAAGCCAACCTGTTACCTGGATGTCTAGTCTAACAAGCAAAGAAATTATAAGCTTCTTGTAGCAATACATATTACCTAGAATGCACCACAAACCCTACCAATTACCTAATTGACAATTGACAAAGGTACAAACACATTGAGGCAATATATTCCACATGATAAATATCCCCACATCAATAACAGTCAATAAATGTGCTTTTCATAATAAAGAGGTGTTAATCGATGTCTGGACATACAGAATCAGGCAAGACTTTTGTTTATGTGACAGAGGACATTGGACAAAAGTACAGAGTACATTCActcaataaaattgtatttttcaaATAATCTTTCTCAAAAACGTTTGTatattgtcccatacaataatctgtactCTTATTTTACGGTAAGAAAAAATATATCTATGAAAAAGTATAATTTTGCCAACCCAACTGGAGGTTCACATCCCCAACTGAATTCCACTGTCATATGGTGACTTGTGTCTGGTTGTGATATGAGAAGATATACATTTGAAATGATCTATGGGTGGTGGGAGGGATAGTGGGAAAAGAAATCGTCACTTTATTCCCAAATACAAGTTAAATATCATACGATAACCCGGGTATGGTTCAGTATGCATGGTGTGTACAGTATCTGAGAACTCAGGTATTATCGATCGACTCTGTAGTAGTAGGGCGGTAGGTAAGCATAGCAGAtacagcattgggccagtaaccaaacgGTTACTGGTTTGAATACCCGAGCCAACAAGGTGAACAAAATCTatattgagcaaggcacttaagccTAATTTGATCCAGGGGCACTGTACTAGTaaggctgaccctgtaaaacagcaCATTTCCCTGCACCTATTTGGTCTATGTGACAATAAAAacatctttattttttacaatggaaATCCAGGTTACAATGGAGATGCACATGTGGCATCTAAAAGTCAAGTGTACTGAATCAAtccaatcatttacatttacatttaagtcatttagcagacgctcttatccagagcgacttacaaaatcaTCCATTATGGAAAGTGTTGTCATGCtctgagagacagaaagggattgGGTGTAAACATTTGATGCACAGCACCAGTGAGTGAAAGGAGGAACACTTGATTCCATTGCAATGAGGGAAACCCTGTAGTCTACCCCTCAGCAAACTATTCTGTCTGAACATACTGTACTGAACGCTGCAGGAGGTTGATATCCCTCTTTAACCTGTAGCCCTCCTCAACTACACCTGGACCTGGACTGGAACTCATCTGCAGACTGCTTATTAATCATTAAGGGGAAAGACTTCTCCTTTGAGAAGTCACAATGCCGTAGCTTCCAAACTCCTGGTTGCAAACCAGAAGTACGATTGGGGAATTTCTCAGAAAACTCTTTACACTTTGCAGGTTGTCTATTTTTTGAAACGATCAAAGGTGTTGGACCAACAagatttttcttggaatagagaGAAGAATGGACCATTGGCTGAACAGTTTGACTGACACCAAACTGCTTCTGGCAAGAAAACAGTCTGTCTAAAGGggttctcaaatcaaatcaaatgttattctgCCTCTGAGTTAAAGTGGGTATGCTGTATGCTTCCACTGTTGAGGGTTCAAGCCCTGTACTGTAAGGGTTCAGATGAGTTCAACTCAGAGTAGACTCATTATATATAGATGCACGGAGAGCAGAAGTGAATTCAACCAGTGAACACTCTATTAATAATGACTAATaataaaagaaaagaaagagtTTGAATGCCTTCTTTTTAAATTGATTATCACCTTGCCTACATGGCTAATAGACGTGGGGTGCATCAACTTCTGCAAAGTCTCAAACTGGAGAGGACTAAAAATACAGGGCCAAGTGCGCCAGGGGGTTGGTAAGAGCCATGTCATCTCATGATTAATTAAAATTGACAAATGTAAATGATTTCCCAGCCAGGCTGTACCTTTTGCAGTAATTTGGGCACAGTGGAGCATTTTGGCATCCAAGACGCTCAGTAATTGTTTAAATCTCACGCTGATTCCCCTTCTGTGGGATTTAGGGTATCTCCAAAATAAACAGGGGGAAAGTGAAAGAAGGAATGAATGAGAAACGGGGATGGTGCGCTAATTCCATCACCCAGAGTTCCCGAGCACAGCAGCACCCGCGATTAGAATGGTGCTTCTCTTTATTGGGCCGCTGGGAGGCCGGAGAGCGCCTGGAGGGGAAACAATTAGTCTATTCATAAAGAACATGCAAAAAAAGGTTTATTTCTATTCCCAAATCGTCTGTATCATTGTCTGACAGCCGATAATTTCCCCATGTCATCATACACGTCTGTAGACACGAGCACAGTGCAGCACACAGCAGGCCATTGTAGCAGATAACAACCATTTATTCCACAAATAGCCTGAGCTTGCCTTCACCTGTAACTGTGAACCATACATGTAAGTAGGGGCATGCTGTGGTTCTTTGTCAAGTCTGCCCCTTCGTCTGAAGAAATGAGAGGGTGGTGAAGGGGAGGCCTTCAATGGAATGTCTCCCACAGAGTTACATTGGTTGCTGTACTTGTTATTCCTCAGtgcctgttctccctctctcctagcaTGTCAGGACAGCAGCAGTGGACGCTTCTGGTCGTCATGGCCCTCCTGGTCCTCACAGTGACAGCAGGCGAGGGGGGGATAGCTGAGAAACAAGGTGAGAAACACCGGCAGATTGGTAGCAGTCAGACAGTTGATATGTGGATGGAGGGGGATCTCCTATTACAGTACCTGCTACAAGGTATGAATGGTAATTTGATGTAAAGCTCAAATCAGGTCAGATTTGTGCATAAATACAGGGGGGTGGCTCACTGCAGACTCACAATGACAGACGCACATCTCGGTGCTTTATATATTTGAATACTTTGACCTTTCACAGTGGTAGTGTAGCTCTAGCCTGGCCTAATTACAGCCCACATAATTGTGTTCCAGACATAACTGCAGTAtaaggttggtgtgtgtgtgcgatcCTGCAGGGAAGAAGGAGCGTAAGTCAGACTGTGGGGAGTGGCAGTGGAGTGTGTGCGTGGCCAACGAGGGTGACTGCGGCCTGGGCACCAGGGAGGGCACACGCACTGGCACCGACTGCAAGCAGACCATCAAGACCCAGCGCTGCAAGATCCCCTGTAACTGGAAGAAGCAGTTTGGAGGTGTGTGAGTGTGGTCATGGGGAGCGGACTCACATTTACAATTCAGCACGAACATGACTGGTCTAGGGATTTTATGTATTTTTGTTTTGGTAATATTTTTTGTTGTGTATCCATGTCCATTAAAGGGGAAAACATGCTGCTACTCAATGGAGTAGGATATTCAGTTGGGTTTTCAATTCAGTCTTCATGAATGGACATTCCCAGGGAATGATTGCCTGGTTCAGAAAATTACAGCCTGGGTATATACAGCAGAGATGTGAGTCCAAACAGAGCTACCTGCCACTTTCCCTACTAGCTTCCTCCTGATTCAGCTCACACCCAGGCTTGAACCCAAAATCTCTGCTTTGCTAGCACACGTGACTGCCCACCTGAAGCATCTTACCAGGCAGCGCCACATGAAAAGCTAAcaagtggggacacttcaggctgaggagtaagGTTCACACATGCCCATATGCTACACGTGTTCACTGCCAAATTATAGGTACAGAGGCACACGCTTTTAGAGCACTCTGTTTTGAAGATCCCTGTAGAATTCCCAGAACAATGGTCCTGTCAACCCCTCCTCATCccccccctccgctcccctcAGCCGAGTGCCCTGGGATTTCAGAGCCAGGTGACAGCGGCCCAAGCTTTTCTCTGAGAGAAATAGGGAAACGAGTGTCACAGCCAAGAGTCCAACAAAAGgacgggagagagggatggagggatgacaaacacaaacacgtacacacacacacgaatgagGACACACATTCTTACACACAAGAACGGGGCATGGCTAACCTTTCCTGGAACAGCCCTGCATCCTTGGGGGAGGGGTTTAAAGAGGACTCTGAATAAATTGTAAAATAAGATCCTTAATGAAATCCAGTCTGTAGACTGCTTAAATGTTTTCTTTCCATAAAGAGAATAAAATATCAAGTGAAAGAGTGGAGGCCCCCTTTGAAAGGCAGAGAACGTCAGACAGTCTATGTATGGGAAAGACAGATGGAATCTTCAGAGTGGAGAAACTGGGCAAAATGGAGCATAAAGGAGACAATCTGGTCTCGGCAGGAAAGCCATACATTGGCTAATAACACGGTGCACCAGTTGGTGGTTGATAAAGAAAGTCCTGGGGCTGAGAATAGTTAGAATGTAATTATTTTTGCAAATATTACCGGTTCTGGTGTTTTTGAGTAGAAGATCAGATTATTTAACGGATAAAACTAAAATAAATCAGACATTTTATGAAAAAATCCCCTTTCCAGTAAAAGAAAGGATGTTCCACAACAGCAGCTCTCTGAGCTTGAGGGTCCAGGTCTTAATTGCTGATTCTAGGCCGAAAAATGTAATTACATTTCATTTTCTACTTGATCAGTTGTATTCAACCTATGGGATGTCTTCTGGGTGCTACAATCACCATAATACAAGCAGCCTGGACTTACGGGAAGACGTAGCATAGTAAATACCAATCTGGGACAGTCAAATTAGTAttatatggtatgtattcatttgtggaagttcatcatccattttgtattatatgttacaaattaaAATTCTTAtgatatgttaccaattgaaattcatataatataatacaaatcTACAATactgatatgttatgaattccaatttgttgtgaaTGTTAGCTAAGTGGCTAAATGGCTaacgctaacattagctaggtggctaacattagcgaggctagggtttagggttagggttaaggataTGGTTAGTAGTTAGGTgaaagggttaaggtcagggttaggggaaggattTTCTAACTTgaagtacagtggggagaacaagtatttgatacactgccgattttgcatgttttcctatttacaaagcatgtagaggtctatatattttttttatcataggcacacttcaactgtgagagacggaatcgaaaacaaaattccagaaaatcacattgtatgatttttaagtaattcatttgcattttattgcatgacgtaagtatttgatacatcagaaaagcagaacttaatatttaataacataattgcaaaagggttttctagtgatcaattagccttttaaaatgataaacttggattatttaacacaacgtgccattggaacacaagagtgatggttgctgataatgggcctctgtacgcaaatgtagatattccacaaaaaatctgctgtttccaactGCAATAGtcctttacaacattaacaatgtctacgctgtatttcggatcaatttgatgttattttaatggacaaaaaatgtgcttttctttcaaaaacaaggacatttctaattgaccccgaacttttgaacggcagtgtTTATACAGTAGGTATGTCTGTGGCTGTAACAATCCTGTAAAATGTGTGTTTTATATTGAACATGTATCTCTGTTGTAACCATGTCTCTGTAGGTGAATGCAAGTTTGACTTCCAGGCCTGGGGAGAGTGTGACTTGGTGACAGGGAAGAAGAACCGGACTGGGGTGCTGAAACGCGCTCTCATGGATGCCACTTGTCCTAACACAGTGAGCGCCACCAAGCCCTGCGGCAAGATCCCCAAGACCAAGCTGCAAGGTAGGCTgagggagagtgtgggagagCTTACCAGCAAAGCCATAGATTTACATATATGGTACATATATGTCTTTACCAGTTGTGTATATCCTGAGGGGTTTGAATGGTAAGATAAACCACTGCAAAGGGAACACATGTTTGGTGAATGTTTAACTTACAATACCAGGAAATAGTGTAGGTACCAGTCAATATATTACTAGTCTAaaaatgtatacagtaccagtcacaagtttggacacacctactcattcaaggggttttctttattttttacatgttctatattgtacaataatagtgaaaacatcagcactatgaaataacacatatggaatcatgtagtaaccataaaaagtgttaaacaaataaaaatatatgatatattttagattcttcaaagtagccagcctttgccttgatgacagctttgcacactcttggcattctctcagccagctttacttggaatgcttttccaacagtcttgaagcagttcccacatatgctaagcactggcttcttttccttcactctgcggtccaactcatcccaaaccatctcaattgagttgaggtcgggtgattgtggaggccaggtcatctgacgcagcactccatcactctccttattggtctaatagcccttacacagcctggaggtgttattttacaatgatggcctaccgcggccaaaccctcccctaacctggataaCTCTgagctccgccctatgggactcccgatcacggccggatgtgatacagcccgggatcaaaccagtgtatgtagtgacgcctcttgcactgagatgcagtacattagactctgtgccactcgggagcccctatCCTCTGCAgccgaggtaactctgggtcttcctttcctattgcgaccctcatgagagccagttttatcatagcgcttgatggtttttatgtctgcacttgaagaaactttcaaagttcttgtaagttccttattgactgaccttgaagtaatgatggactgtcatttttctttgcttatttgagctgttcttgccataatatggacttggtcttttaccaaatagtgctatcttctgtataccacccctaccttgtcacaacccaacagattggctcaaatgcattaagaaggaaacaaATTCAGCAAATTAActttttacaaggcacacctgttaattgaaatgcattccaggtgactactggttgagagaatgcaaagctgtcatcaaggcaaagggtggctactttgaagaatctcaaatctaaaatatattttgatttgtttaacacttttttggttattacatgattccatatgcgttatttcatcgttttgatgtcttcgctattattctacaatgtagaatatattcaaaataaagaaaaacccttgaatgagtaggcgtgtccaaacttttgactggtactgtacacggTTGGTAGAGGACAAAACACAAAGTTAAAGGATCCATTTTAAACACAATAGTCAATACATTGGAGAGTGAATCTCCATAAATGTGCGGAAGCGCTGGAAGATGATATTACGTTTGGTTTATTACACCATCAGAAAAGGACAATTTTCACCTGCTCTTTTTATGCTTCATATTTAAAGCACGTTGCCACTTTCAGTCAACTTTTTTCCTCCTTTAACCTTGCTAACATATATTTATTAGCATATTATTTGGCAGTACTTTCACAGCTCACACTGATGACATCCTGCTCTGCTGAAGACTCCACATCCTCTGAATGATTCATTCTGCGATAGCGCTGGACTTGTCAGAGATTCATGTTTAATCCAGCTCCACTATGGTGGAATTAGCCCCTTCACTGAGCCTAAAAAGTTCAGTCGGAGTAAGTCTTCAACTCGGGTGAACTAAGGTAAATACAAGTATTGAGCAGTACAAGTATGAAAATGTAATGCTGCATTCTCTCAGTAACTGCCAGTAGACGTCTAGACTCACCCATTTAAAGAAGACAATATGAGAAGTCAAGAAACATCGACTTTTCTCTTTCAATTATGGAAAGCAGTGAGACTGAGATGGTCACCGAACATGACATAGAGGATTGCAGATTGTGGTTTTAGTTGGCAATTCGCCCAACAGACATGATAGATTTCTAATGTATTTCGTTTTGGTTAATTTCACCTGTCTGATACAATGAACTAGATGAGTGTCTTAATAGAATGAAAGTGCATATTCAATATTTAGGTCAGTCACAGTTAGCCCTGTTTGTCTAACGACTTCATTCAATGCGCTGATGAACATTGGCAGTCATCATTCATCAAACCGTGTTTAAGATAACACATTTGCCATTCAGTTtgttacagtgagggaaaaaagtatttgatcccctgctgattttgtatgtttgcccactgacaaagaaatgatcagtctataattgtaatggtaggtttatttgaacagtgagagacagaataacaaccaaACAttcagaaaaacgcatgtcaaaaatgttagaaattgatttgcattttaatgagggaaataagtatttgacccctctgcaaaacatgacttagtacttggtggcaaaacccttgttggcaatcacagaggtcagacgtttcttgtacttggccaccaggtttgcacacatctcaggagggatgtagtcccactcctctttgcagatcttctccaagtgattaaggtttcgaggctgaggTTTAGCAActcaaaccttcagctccctccacagattttctatgggattaaggtctggaggctggctaggctactccaggaccttaatgtgcttcttattgagccactcctttgttgccttggccgtgtgttttgggtcattgtcatgctggaatacccatccacgacccattttcaatgccctggctgagggaaggaggttctcacccaagatttgacggtacatggccccgtccatcgtccctttgatgcggtgaagttgtcctgtccccttagcagaaaaacacccccaaagcataatgtttccacctctatgtttgacggtggggatgatgttcttggggtcataggcagcatcctcctcctccaaacacggcgagttgagttgatgccaaagagctctgttctgggctgattcctcaccgtcctcatgatcattgcaactccaggaggtgagatcttgcatggagccccaggccgagggagattgacagttcttttgtgtttcttccatttgcgaataaccaactgttgtcaccttctcaccaagctgcttggcgatggtcttgtagcccattccagctttgtgtaggtctacaatcttgtccctgacatccttggagagctctttggtcttggccatggtggagagtttggaatctgattgattgattgcttctgtggacaggtgtcttttatacaggtaacaaacctAGATTAgaagcactccctttaagagtgtgcgcctaatctcagctcgttacctggataaaagacacctgggagccaaaaatatttctgattgagagggggtcaaatacttaatTCCCTCATTAAAAAGCAAATAaatgtataacatttttgacatgcgtttttctgaaAGTTTTTgatgttattctgtctctcactgttcaaataaacctactattaaaattatagactgatcatttctttgtcagtgggcaaatgtacaaaatcagcaggggatcaaatacttttccccctcACTGTATAAGATGTATACCTCATGTCCAAACTTTACAAAATGTTCCGAAAGTAAATAAGATGAATGCTTTAGTTCAATGCTCCATCATTCATACAATGACAGAATATTACCAACACATAGAGGCCAACACACAGATTTCCATATATTTTCCCCACATAAAGGCTTTATTAACAACTCCCACTTGTCCGTTATTTAGCTGATGACTCCCACTGTTAAAACCAATCAAGTGAGAGCAGAAGTCGTTAAAAATAGAACGAATGCTGCATGATGTTGCCAGTAAAGGACTCATGGGGCTAGTGTGTACATTATGTCCAATCTGACTGCGTTTTGagaagtaggctactgtggtgATATGTTGAGAGTGTGAAACTGGAATCAGGGGAGATTTGGCAGCAGCCCTGACAGTAATCTGCTGTATGAGAGGGTgtgccagaacagaacagactctCCAGGAGCGACTGGACC of the Oncorhynchus gorbuscha isolate QuinsamMale2020 ecotype Even-year linkage group LG25, OgorEven_v1.0, whole genome shotgun sequence genome contains:
- the LOC124014454 gene encoding pleiotrophin-like translates to MSGQQQWTLLVVMALLVLTVTAGEGGIAEKQGKKERKSDCGEWQWSVCVANEGDCGLGTREGTRTGTDCKQTIKTQRCKIPCNWKKQFGGECKFDFQAWGECDLVTGKKNRTGVLKRALMDATCPNTVSATKPCGKIPKTKLQDAKKPKRDGKKRERTPMD